In Pseudomonas fluorescens, the following are encoded in one genomic region:
- a CDS encoding TetR/AcrR family transcriptional regulator: MPRVSRKQADLNRETIVEAATRLFRERGLHGISVVDVMAAAGLTHGGFYGHFESREALAQEASGRAFEQAAQRWQARVAEHDNKDAARRAVVEPYLSSESRDNPGDSCPVVAFAGDMCHEAAESGLRQTYLQGLNNLLDSLGSLLDSEDEASKRQQALVQYSLMFGALMLSRATRGDPLSDEFLEAARAALTPSK, translated from the coding sequence ATGCCCCGAGTTTCCCGCAAACAAGCCGACCTCAACCGCGAGACCATCGTCGAAGCCGCCACCCGGCTGTTTCGCGAACGCGGCTTGCACGGGATCAGTGTGGTCGATGTGATGGCTGCCGCGGGCCTGACCCACGGCGGTTTCTACGGGCACTTCGAATCCAGGGAAGCCCTGGCGCAAGAGGCCAGCGGCCGGGCTTTCGAGCAGGCCGCGCAACGCTGGCAAGCGCGAGTGGCCGAGCATGACAACAAGGACGCCGCCCGCCGCGCCGTGGTCGAACCCTACCTGTCCAGCGAAAGCCGGGACAATCCGGGCGACAGCTGCCCGGTGGTGGCCTTCGCCGGGGACATGTGCCATGAGGCCGCCGAGAGCGGATTGCGCCAAACCTATCTGCAGGGCCTGAACAACCTGCTCGACTCCCTCGGCTCGCTGCTGGACTCAGAGGACGAAGCCAGCAAGCGGCAGCAGGCGCTGGTGCAGTATTCGCTGATGTTCGGTGCGCTGATGCTGTCCCGAGCCACCCGCGGCGATCCGTTGTCGGATGAGTTTCTTGAGGCCGCCCGGGCCGCTCTCACGCCGTCGAAGTGA
- a CDS encoding tautomerase family protein, with protein sequence MPLVRVDIKKHQDPTHAKRIGQLIYAAMRQTIGVPEHDNFQILAEHDEQHFIFDPGYLGINRSDQLVVIQITMSEGRTVEQKKRLYKTIAESLNAELAVRLEDVFINLVEVKKENWSFGNGIAQYAL encoded by the coding sequence ATGCCACTGGTTCGCGTCGATATCAAAAAACATCAGGACCCCACCCACGCCAAACGCATCGGCCAATTGATCTATGCCGCCATGCGCCAGACCATTGGCGTACCGGAACACGACAATTTCCAGATCCTGGCCGAACACGACGAGCAGCATTTCATCTTTGACCCCGGTTATCTGGGCATCAACCGCTCGGACCAGTTGGTGGTGATCCAGATCACCATGAGCGAAGGACGAACCGTCGAGCAGAAAAAACGCCTCTACAAAACCATCGCCGAAAGCCTTAATGCAGAGCTGGCCGTGCGCCTGGAGGACGTTTTCATTAATCTGGTGGAAGTGAAAAAAGAGAACTGGTCGTTTGGCAACGGAATTGCCCAGTACGCCCTCTGA
- a CDS encoding TniQ family protein — protein MKISFLSFIPFPLPDESPISAIQRTAKENGFKNCHALLTWLNKATHQSPYGNFLLANSAISKTLQVCAPKYAKHIIANFYQPTHPLIKRSNAIIKGIEITYSNLRCEGSALCTQCLKEGYEKFPKNISFFMSCPFHNRAFLFCCPTCGTKIKWKVQLTNRCECGHYLVSPKLPNSEMTPDQHLLQLFQLGNAEKIASIQRNLATLEHETFADEEAMKTARRNLAIAISCEDVDGMKDAIHDFLPSSSAEEIDVILAIFANEIKSTTAATLRQKLISTTSEQNAHVAKITLSLGKLLVYIGISQSAWYKLKHRHSFFKGIGRRAQISLKDAINLKKVMASENKLDNDLHQRKLDSGYKQIFSLAAASFLTGIPESTIKVLALNTNLLGPKTRYIKLAEKGLELRFGRTNIEFFNQHYVCSQRLAREWNTPASVINSTILKHKFHVEKSNFSEGTVIIKKTLSFRLSTIINERQSRHAPERRKRLDVPRVEMQDTSNFLTCVECAKLLSISTSEINYLIREQLISCQFRGSRGRYLISKEEVLNFNKKYVRIYELSEKLNTSPQQVSHLLSAAGIMPISGPLVNSGRVLIYNKTTLPDTTINSLKNRPSAITRPLRHNITDISEPEYCINTNSICERFSISKSLFYRKFLATGLARFKTFKSARYITKKDSATVCNILQNYISYEEAERILNVPHGYIRHLVKKKKLIFNDVTFPLGKRLGLVPRDQLDEFRIQRAQVTITLL, from the coding sequence ATGAAAATTTCCTTTCTTTCCTTCATACCGTTTCCTTTGCCCGATGAAAGCCCCATCAGCGCCATCCAGCGCACCGCCAAAGAAAATGGGTTTAAAAATTGCCACGCTTTACTGACCTGGCTTAACAAAGCGACACACCAATCACCTTACGGCAATTTTTTGCTGGCCAATTCAGCGATATCCAAGACACTTCAAGTTTGCGCACCAAAGTACGCCAAACATATTATAGCCAACTTTTATCAACCAACACACCCTCTGATAAAACGCTCTAATGCAATAATAAAAGGCATAGAAATTACATATTCTAATTTGAGGTGCGAAGGCTCTGCGCTCTGCACCCAATGTCTGAAGGAAGGCTATGAAAAATTTCCGAAGAACATAAGTTTTTTTATGAGCTGCCCTTTTCATAATCGCGCTTTTTTATTTTGCTGCCCTACTTGCGGTACCAAAATAAAATGGAAGGTGCAGCTAACAAATCGTTGTGAGTGCGGTCACTATTTGGTCAGCCCAAAACTGCCAAACTCCGAAATGACACCCGATCAGCATTTATTGCAATTATTTCAATTGGGTAATGCAGAGAAAATCGCATCTATACAGCGAAACCTTGCAACGCTAGAACATGAAACGTTCGCTGACGAAGAAGCAATGAAAACCGCCCGGCGCAATTTAGCCATAGCAATTAGCTGCGAGGATGTGGATGGTATGAAAGATGCGATCCATGATTTTCTTCCCAGCAGTTCGGCAGAAGAAATAGATGTCATCTTAGCTATCTTCGCTAACGAAATCAAAAGTACTACCGCCGCAACTCTCCGACAGAAATTGATTTCGACAACCTCCGAGCAGAACGCCCACGTAGCAAAAATCACACTTAGCTTGGGAAAACTGCTCGTCTATATCGGTATATCTCAGAGCGCTTGGTACAAATTAAAGCACCGACACTCTTTTTTCAAAGGCATCGGCAGAAGAGCGCAAATCAGTCTAAAGGATGCAATAAATCTAAAGAAGGTTATGGCTTCCGAAAACAAGCTAGACAATGACCTACACCAAAGAAAACTAGACTCCGGATATAAACAAATTTTCTCGCTCGCCGCAGCGAGTTTTTTAACTGGCATTCCAGAGTCAACCATCAAAGTCTTAGCTCTAAACACAAACCTGCTCGGACCTAAAACAAGGTACATCAAACTAGCCGAAAAAGGATTAGAACTAAGATTTGGCCGAACCAACATCGAATTCTTCAACCAGCATTACGTGTGCAGCCAACGGCTAGCGCGGGAGTGGAACACCCCAGCCTCTGTAATCAATAGTACAATACTAAAACATAAGTTCCATGTTGAAAAAAGCAACTTTAGCGAGGGAACAGTCATCATTAAAAAAACACTTTCATTTAGACTCTCCACCATTATCAACGAACGTCAATCTAGACACGCTCCTGAAAGAAGAAAACGCCTTGACGTTCCCCGTGTCGAAATGCAGGACACCTCGAACTTTTTAACCTGCGTTGAATGTGCGAAACTGTTATCCATTTCGACGAGTGAAATAAACTATTTGATTCGAGAACAGCTCATTTCCTGCCAATTCAGAGGTAGCCGAGGGCGTTACCTTATTTCAAAAGAAGAAGTTTTGAATTTTAACAAGAAATACGTTAGAATTTATGAGCTATCAGAAAAGCTTAACACTTCTCCTCAGCAGGTCTCGCACCTTCTCAGTGCGGCTGGGATAATGCCTATAAGCGGCCCGCTTGTAAATTCCGGAAGAGTCCTCATTTATAACAAAACCACCCTTCCGGACACCACTATTAATTCACTTAAAAACCGACCAAGCGCAATAACACGACCTTTAAGACATAACATCACAGACATCAGCGAGCCTGAGTACTGCATCAATACAAACTCAATCTGCGAAAGATTTTCGATTTCAAAGTCATTGTTTTATCGAAAATTTCTAGCCACCGGATTAGCCCGGTTCAAAACATTTAAATCTGCAAGATATATCACTAAAAAAGATAGTGCAACGGTTTGCAATATCCTCCAAAATTATATTTCTTACGAAGAAGCAGAAAGAATCTTAAATGTCCCCCATGGTTATATTCGACATTTAGTCAAAAAAAAGAAACTAATTTTTAACGACGTTACATTCCCCCTAGGAAAACGACTTGGACTAGTGCCGCGGGACCAACTTGATGAGTTTCGCATACAACGGGCTCAAGTTACTATTACTCTGCTCTGA
- a CDS encoding TniB family NTP-binding protein, producing MIDITKQLKLFESQIINYRSYNLAYMTVMRSIQATQMRGIPSCVVLVGESGCGKSTLASQVISTYPRESSGKDERGAWNRRPTMYCGLPTKATIKSFAKALLESLKFEAYSGDAFELTQRAIRQILLQKVEVAFLDEFQMLADKKAEQARIDVINCVARLVDRTGIPFVILGTPDIESFFYEKDILRRRFPFFARLTPLQLDLTEPTSDFQLVLRGLDKKMYEIGKLNKGVHLHEPDIALPLFVASGGIMEDLRLHLSNAFSFSLYRGDAILRREDFSYAFEITRHDHCILSEGNPFEVTKNRLLDMTSGDK from the coding sequence ATGATTGATATCACCAAACAGCTGAAGTTATTTGAATCACAAATTATCAATTACCGGTCTTATAACCTTGCCTACATGACTGTCATGCGTTCCATTCAGGCCACGCAAATGCGCGGTATTCCCTCTTGCGTGGTCCTCGTAGGAGAGTCTGGCTGCGGAAAAAGCACTTTGGCAAGTCAGGTCATATCGACATACCCTCGGGAGAGTTCAGGAAAAGATGAGCGTGGAGCATGGAACAGGCGACCTACGATGTATTGCGGGCTCCCCACCAAAGCGACGATTAAATCCTTTGCCAAAGCTCTCTTGGAATCCTTGAAGTTTGAAGCATATTCGGGAGATGCTTTCGAACTGACTCAGCGCGCTATACGACAGATCCTACTACAAAAGGTGGAGGTGGCTTTTCTAGATGAATTCCAAATGCTTGCAGACAAAAAAGCCGAACAGGCACGCATTGATGTAATCAACTGCGTCGCACGACTTGTTGATCGCACCGGCATCCCTTTCGTCATACTTGGCACGCCAGACATTGAAAGCTTCTTTTACGAAAAAGACATACTTCGGCGCCGATTTCCTTTTTTTGCCCGTCTCACGCCTCTTCAACTCGATCTAACAGAACCGACCTCAGACTTCCAACTTGTGCTACGTGGTCTTGATAAGAAAATGTACGAAATTGGGAAATTGAACAAAGGCGTCCATTTGCATGAACCTGACATCGCTCTTCCATTATTTGTTGCGTCTGGAGGAATAATGGAGGATCTAAGACTGCATTTGTCGAATGCGTTTTCTTTCTCATTATATCGAGGGGACGCAATTTTGCGGCGTGAAGATTTTTCATATGCTTTTGAAATCACACGCCATGACCATTGTATCTTGTCGGAGGGAAATCCTTTTGAGGTTACTAAAAACCGCCTGCTCGATATGACGAGCGGTGACAAATGA
- a CDS encoding DNA-binding protein gives MARGGINKAVVQIARNALLARGLHPSIDAVRVELGNTGSKSTIQRYLKELGEAEAPAPEMPLDEELTRYIGSLVLRVRQRAEEALAAERAAFDRQQLAARQQREVEAAHLEHLQLAHATLEQARQAGLIHEQSLSGQLQACELERQRLQEAHEQQLRLLEDRAGQIVSLEGKHRLTQESLDHYREQHVLQREQEVQRHDQQLQHLQREARTIRDQLLSKQEELSQLYRDLERMSGEQLRQHQETRRLEQALQSAEEQAQAADLEHQSDLRQMQAIAHKLTALREKTKQQLFKLRQTQRELRARTRHISQLQTLVEHLTRSPPTRPD, from the coding sequence ATGGCGCGCGGCGGCATCAATAAGGCAGTGGTTCAGATCGCACGCAACGCCCTGCTCGCCCGCGGCCTACACCCCAGCATCGACGCGGTGCGCGTTGAGCTCGGCAATACCGGCTCGAAATCCACCATCCAGCGCTATCTCAAGGAACTTGGAGAGGCCGAGGCGCCTGCGCCGGAGATGCCGCTGGATGAAGAGCTCACCCGCTATATTGGCAGTCTAGTCCTGCGCGTCAGACAACGCGCCGAGGAGGCTCTGGCGGCCGAGCGAGCGGCCTTCGACCGCCAGCAACTGGCGGCCCGACAACAACGGGAAGTGGAAGCCGCCCATCTGGAGCACCTGCAACTGGCCCACGCCACCTTGGAGCAAGCCCGACAGGCAGGCTTGATCCATGAGCAGAGCCTGAGCGGTCAATTACAGGCGTGTGAGCTGGAACGCCAGCGGTTGCAGGAGGCCCATGAGCAACAACTGCGCCTGCTTGAGGACCGAGCGGGGCAGATCGTTTCCCTTGAGGGGAAACACCGCCTGACTCAGGAGTCCCTGGATCACTATCGGGAACAGCACGTGCTCCAGCGTGAACAGGAGGTCCAACGTCACGATCAACAACTTCAGCACTTGCAGCGTGAAGCCCGGACAATCCGCGACCAATTGCTCAGCAAACAGGAAGAATTAAGCCAACTGTACCGTGATCTAGAGCGGATGAGCGGCGAACAACTGCGCCAGCATCAGGAGACGCGCCGCCTGGAGCAGGCTCTGCAATCAGCCGAGGAGCAAGCGCAGGCCGCCGACCTCGAACACCAGAGCGATCTGCGGCAGATGCAGGCCATCGCCCACAAGCTGACGGCCTTGCGCGAGAAGACCAAACAGCAGTTGTTCAAACTGCGGCAGACCCAGCGCGAGCTGCGGGCCCGGACTCGCCACATCAGCCAACTACAGACGCTGGTGGAGCATTTGACTCGTTCACCCCCGACCCGCCCCGATTGA
- a CDS encoding site-specific integrase, which yields MTEPANRYLRSVQRDSTQRRYQGVVRYFEQGWGSCLPASSETVVRYLGEHAETLSSSTLSLHLAALAQWHHSHGFDDPTKSAKVRQVLRNIRAQHPRLVKQAEPLPLAELERCVAGLQEIIASDNPAARLRAYRDQALILMGFWRAFRADELCRMRVEHNTLSSGKQLKVFLGGSKTDREYRGQVVVLPALKRLCPVQAYEEWLSISELQVGPVFRPINQWGQISTQGLKPDGVTYVLREAFTCSGLDGDAYTGHSLRRGFATWANNDNWTTKQLMDYVGWRDVKSAMRYIDTTAPFGELLR from the coding sequence ATGACAGAACCGGCGAATCGTTATTTAAGGTCCGTGCAGCGTGATAGCACCCAACGGCGCTATCAGGGTGTGGTGAGATATTTCGAGCAGGGTTGGGGCAGTTGCCTGCCAGCGTCCAGCGAAACAGTGGTGCGTTATCTGGGAGAACATGCAGAAACCCTGTCCAGCAGCACTTTGAGCCTTCACCTGGCCGCTCTCGCGCAGTGGCATCACAGCCACGGCTTTGACGACCCCACCAAAAGCGCCAAGGTACGCCAAGTGCTGCGCAATATCCGGGCGCAACACCCTCGTCTGGTCAAACAGGCCGAGCCACTGCCGTTGGCGGAACTGGAGCGCTGTGTCGCAGGCCTGCAGGAAATAATCGCCAGTGATAACCCGGCGGCACGTCTGCGTGCCTACCGTGATCAGGCGCTGATTTTGATGGGGTTTTGGCGGGCATTTCGCGCTGACGAACTGTGTCGAATGCGGGTGGAGCACAATACGCTAAGCAGCGGGAAGCAGCTGAAGGTGTTTCTGGGCGGGAGCAAGACTGATCGAGAGTACCGAGGGCAGGTTGTCGTGCTGCCGGCATTGAAGCGTCTATGTCCGGTGCAGGCTTACGAGGAGTGGCTTTCGATCAGCGAACTGCAGGTTGGGCCGGTATTTCGTCCCATCAACCAGTGGGGGCAAATAAGCACTCAAGGGCTCAAGCCCGATGGTGTGACCTATGTGCTGCGGGAGGCGTTTACTTGCAGCGGTCTGGATGGTGATGCCTATACTGGGCATTCATTGCGCCGTGGATTTGCTACCTGGGCGAACAACGACAACTGGACCACCAAGCAATTGATGGACTATGTCGGCTGGCGGGATGTGAAGTCGGCCATGCGATACATTGATACCACCGCTCCCTTTGGAGAACTGCTTCGTTAA
- a CDS encoding TrlF family AAA-like ATPase translates to MSEYRGMRWFKTDFQVQTPEDNKHWADDDLRLLSPRRPLQNGVPDEQDIQHKAKRFLTRCHELELEVIGITDHNFAEKSEPRDWFLTHLVEQNKSVAKELGRAPLFILPGFEVDIGYHVLCLFDPATKMRHVQRVNMILIKLGLAENQRFKGGEPAALRRGEQAISLKTLLDTVQKEHGGIVIAAHADQQDGLLSASRNIDDYQLPGLLALELTGYPISEKYRAILEGRNKDWSRVGLQPAYVQSSDAKSLKVDAEGRPLPNALGYRHTWVKSSKPSVSSLRQAFLDAKSRLRLQAPRPSDEQTHPRIVFLKCRGLKYLADLEIYFSPNLNTVIGGRGTGKSTALELLRFAFGRDQGDVFSDSVRAKFDRVKATYTDESEIQVGWESIPGQVDIISLRPPLGHALLQGEAHDFSVYLRQLPVQFYSQQQISELTGVHGGGSLLTMIDEACSAELQGLKGQEDTLRAEIQQLFAAMDQLSALNAEVKVLNQELQELNRQWQARSEVLAEAQQYQRAETARRYVEQVNIQVTEDINRLSTLAEELSARGVLNDGRVEAWPRADWFNALTQKTDTLRQSYQAQVAALAQQMRQDAIQLFEQGDGWDQVSAELDGTKEAFLTACHERGLQPQDVARLQEIDKARQAKQLLLQDKQKRLDVLTPQRDRLNVALHDMSLLWVRQFAVRQRVAAEISDKARGSIRVLIQQMADDQGFLEAWNLMAPDGRSRLGRAWEHIGKVLFESFLRHLKEVHPEADSPWAHIREILADDRALPLPLLEYKGELILYFNEQKHQWRNARLTRVEERVDIELYRADRTLVGSVQSNALSEGQRNTAVLNLLLAKGEGPIIIDQPEDELDSNFIYRELVPLLRKVKNQRQLILATHNANLPVNADSDLVYALAVAQGRGTRLAVGGLDQIETTTAVLDIMEGSAEAFKRRFDKYNF, encoded by the coding sequence GTGAGCGAATATCGAGGCATGCGCTGGTTCAAAACAGATTTTCAGGTGCAAACCCCAGAGGACAACAAGCACTGGGCGGATGATGACTTGCGTCTCTTGAGTCCTCGGCGACCCCTGCAGAATGGTGTACCTGACGAGCAAGATATTCAGCACAAAGCTAAGCGCTTTCTCACACGCTGCCATGAACTTGAACTGGAAGTGATTGGCATCACCGACCACAACTTCGCGGAAAAATCCGAGCCGCGCGACTGGTTTCTCACCCATCTGGTTGAGCAAAATAAATCGGTCGCCAAGGAACTTGGCCGTGCGCCCCTTTTCATTCTGCCCGGTTTTGAAGTCGACATCGGCTACCACGTTCTATGCCTCTTCGATCCGGCTACCAAAATGCGCCACGTGCAGCGCGTTAACATGATCTTGATCAAGTTGGGGTTGGCGGAGAACCAGCGCTTCAAGGGGGGAGAACCCGCAGCGCTTCGCCGAGGCGAGCAGGCGATCAGCTTGAAAACTTTGCTCGATACGGTGCAGAAGGAGCATGGCGGAATCGTGATCGCGGCGCATGCAGATCAGCAAGATGGTTTGTTATCAGCTTCGCGGAATATTGACGACTATCAGCTGCCAGGCTTGCTCGCGCTGGAGTTGACCGGCTACCCCATTTCAGAAAAGTACCGCGCCATCCTTGAGGGGCGTAACAAAGATTGGTCGCGTGTGGGCCTGCAACCGGCCTATGTGCAGTCCTCGGATGCCAAGTCGCTGAAAGTAGACGCAGAGGGTCGACCGCTCCCGAATGCGCTGGGTTATCGTCACACGTGGGTCAAGTCCTCCAAACCCTCGGTGTCTTCGTTACGGCAAGCGTTTCTGGATGCCAAATCACGACTTCGTCTGCAAGCCCCGCGCCCTTCCGATGAGCAAACCCATCCACGGATCGTATTTCTGAAGTGCCGGGGTCTCAAGTACCTTGCCGACCTGGAAATCTACTTTTCACCCAATCTCAATACGGTCATTGGCGGCCGGGGCACCGGAAAGTCTACGGCGCTGGAGCTCCTTCGGTTCGCCTTCGGCAGAGATCAGGGCGACGTCTTCTCGGATTCGGTGCGCGCGAAGTTCGATCGGGTAAAAGCCACCTACACCGATGAGTCTGAAATACAAGTGGGCTGGGAAAGTATTCCCGGTCAAGTCGACATCATCTCGCTGAGGCCACCGCTGGGGCACGCGTTGCTCCAAGGAGAAGCCCACGACTTTTCGGTGTATCTGCGCCAGCTGCCCGTTCAGTTTTACAGCCAACAGCAAATCAGTGAACTCACCGGTGTGCATGGCGGCGGCAGCCTACTAACGATGATTGATGAGGCGTGCTCGGCGGAACTGCAAGGGCTCAAAGGGCAAGAGGACACGTTGCGTGCGGAGATTCAGCAACTGTTCGCCGCCATGGATCAGCTCAGCGCCTTGAACGCGGAGGTGAAGGTGCTCAATCAAGAGCTGCAGGAATTGAATCGGCAATGGCAAGCTCGCAGTGAGGTGTTGGCGGAGGCTCAACAGTACCAGCGAGCCGAAACTGCACGGCGTTACGTCGAGCAGGTCAATATCCAAGTGACTGAGGATATCAATCGCTTATCCACACTTGCGGAGGAATTGTCCGCTCGCGGCGTTCTCAATGACGGGCGGGTTGAAGCATGGCCCAGAGCCGATTGGTTCAATGCGCTGACGCAAAAAACCGACACGCTTAGACAAAGTTACCAGGCGCAGGTGGCGGCGCTGGCGCAGCAGATGCGCCAAGACGCGATTCAATTGTTTGAGCAAGGGGACGGCTGGGATCAAGTGTCGGCAGAGTTGGATGGCACCAAAGAAGCTTTTCTGACTGCGTGTCATGAACGGGGTTTACAACCACAGGATGTGGCGCGGCTGCAGGAAATTGACAAAGCCCGTCAGGCCAAGCAGCTCTTGTTGCAAGACAAGCAAAAGCGCCTGGACGTCCTGACTCCACAACGCGACCGCCTGAATGTAGCGTTACACGACATGAGCTTGTTATGGGTTCGACAGTTTGCGGTTCGACAGCGGGTGGCCGCAGAGATTAGCGACAAGGCTCGAGGCTCCATTCGCGTGCTCATTCAACAAATGGCGGATGATCAAGGCTTTCTTGAAGCATGGAACCTCATGGCGCCCGATGGTCGCAGTCGGTTGGGGCGAGCGTGGGAGCACATTGGCAAGGTGTTGTTTGAAAGTTTTTTGCGACACCTAAAAGAGGTTCATCCCGAGGCTGATTCGCCTTGGGCGCATATTCGAGAAATCCTGGCCGATGATCGTGCGTTGCCATTACCCCTGCTGGAGTATAAGGGAGAGCTAATACTTTACTTCAACGAACAGAAGCATCAATGGCGCAATGCCCGACTGACCCGAGTTGAGGAGCGGGTCGACATTGAGTTGTATCGGGCGGATCGCACGTTGGTGGGAAGTGTGCAAAGTAATGCCTTATCAGAAGGGCAGCGCAACACGGCCGTGTTGAATTTATTACTGGCCAAAGGGGAAGGCCCGATCATCATCGACCAGCCGGAAGACGAATTGGATTCCAATTTTATCTATCGCGAGTTGGTGCCGTTATTGCGCAAGGTAAAAAATCAGCGTCAGTTGATCTTGGCCACTCATAACGCCAACCTTCCCGTCAATGCCGATTCGGACCTGGTGTATGCCTTGGCGGTTGCGCAAGGACGAGGCACCAGACTGGCCGTGGGTGGGCTTGATCAAATTGAGACTACGACCGCAGTGCTCGACATCATGGAAGGATCGGCAGAAGCCTTTAAGCGTCGTTTCGATAAGTACAATTTCTGA